GATGTAGAGTCAATAGATGATGATATGGATTATTCCGATACACATATTGAAATTGACCTCTACGACATAAAACTCTCAGCAGGCACAGGTAAACCAATGATTGAATGGATTCCAAGAAAATCAGACGAACCTCTATTATTTAGAGAAGCGTGGTTCAGAGCCAAACGTCTATCTCCGAAGAGTTGTAAGGCAATGTATGTTCGAGGTCATAGTATGACCCCTGTTTTAGAAGATTGGGATACTGTGATAGTAGATATTACTGATGTTGAAATTGCAGATGGGGAAATATATGCCCTCATTTACCACAATAATTTCTACATTAAGCAAGTTATACGAACGGGGAAAGGCTTGCAATTAATCAGCTTTAACACGGATTACGAACCAATTAACATTGATGACGAAGATTTAGAAAATCTACAAATTATCGGAAGAAAAGTCTGGCGTGGTGGCTAAGCACCAAAGCCAAAAGCTGAATTTTATTGGGTGAAAATAACCAAATTATAAAAGGAAGATAGAATGAGTAAAAAGAGAGAACGTAAAATCACTCGAACGGAGTATATTACTATTTCTTATGATGCAAACGACCCTAAACTGAAAGAACATAAACTCAACCAAAGAACTTGGGCAAGCAATCATAGCTATGCAAGAACTAATTGAAAGATCCGATAGATTATTAAACCCTGGTCGTCGTAAAAGTATCGGCGTTTTCGTAAAAACCCCAGCGCAAGCAGATCACTCGAAGTCGTTTTTGGGATTGATTACTACAATATGGCTAGTCAAGTAATTGATGTTCTCCCTTACATCGGTATAGGATATGGTGCTACCAAAATTAAAGACTCACTATTTAACGCAATTGAAGAGACCAAAGGTAAAACTGTAATCGCCGTACACACTAAAGATAAATCTGATAACATTACCTTGCGTGTCGATGGGCAAGAAATCACAAAAGATAAAAATGTAGCCAAATTACTTGGGAATAAAGAAATTCGTGAGACTGTTCAACAACTTCTCTCCCCCGTTCTTGAAAAACCTAACCCAACATTCCGTATTTTTGAAGGTGATGGAGAAAAACCAGAAGGAAAAGAAACTCGCAAATCACTTACCTTACTGAAAGCACCGCAGATCGAAATAGTAAGAAAAATGGAGACGAGTTCAAATCAAGAGCCTGAACCACCATTTGATACGACAATTTCCCTTACAACAATTAGCTTTAGAGGAAACAAAGGTTGGGAAATGTATTATCAAAATAAATACATACCTGTTGAAATTATGGATGAAGCTTTTATTACTAAGATCAACAATGACATTGCCAGCTTTCAAAAAGGAGATCTCTTCACAGTAACTATACAAAAAACCGTAAATCAATTTGGCGAACAGACAAAAGAGAGCTACACTATTCTCAAAGTGAAGCATCATCTTGCACGATCAGAAAGAAGGCTTGTCTCAGAACATGGGGAATCTCAGTAACTTATTCCTTGAGCATATCAACAGTATTATGCTCTTTTTAGGGGTCATTTTATGTACCCCCATTTTCTCACGCCTTATCAAAATTATCGCTTTCTATGTGAATGAATGGCGACACCCAGTGCATATTATTGAAATTGTACATTACCATAATGGCAAACTACAAAGCACAAAACAAATCAAAATTTCAATGAAATCATCTATTATTGACCAAATTGATGCTATTAAAAAAGACGAGGTTGCTAAATGTCAGAAAATAGCAGTGTGGCTAAACCTTTTTCAATGTTGGAGTACAGCTCTTACACAGCAGGCATTGGAACAATACTATCTCTAATCATTCATTATTATATCACACCTAATTACCCTGAATTTGCTGAAATTACAACTCTTTTTGCACCAGTACTTACGCCTATATTAAGTTGGTTGGTATCACTTGTCGTAGGTCGATTCTTTACAACACCTGCGATATTAAGAATGCGAAAAAATATCAAATACAGTATTAAAAGCTTAAAAAAACAAATCCAAGAAAATGAAAATCTTTTGTCAGAGAAAGAGCTTAAAAAGTTGAAAACACGATTAGCTCGCCATATTGATTCAGAATCTTTAATTGGAGTTTCTATTCATAACGAACAAGACTTGTTCAACCATCTCAATAAAACAGAGTAATCATCAAAACACCCAGGCTGTTTTTCTTTGTCTAAAATCCACCATGCCCACACAACATCCAGGGGAAAAAGGGAAAATTCCCCTAATTTTTCACACTTTTCCTTCCACAAGCGGCTATTTCTCATAGATTTTTACTACTTCTACTCTTCCCCCATTTTCACCAGCTCAAAAAACAACCA
This portion of the Vespertiliibacter pulmonis genome encodes:
- a CDS encoding S24 family peptidase; the protein is MDYSDTHIEIDLYDIKLSAGTGKPMIEWIPRKSDEPLLFREAWFRAKRLSPKSCKAMYVRGHSMTPVLEDWDTVIVDITDVEIADGEIYALIYHNNFYIKQVIRTGKGLQLISFNTDYEPINIDDEDLENLQIIGRKVWRGG